Proteins encoded by one window of Cystobacter ferrugineus:
- a CDS encoding FKBP-type peptidyl-prolyl cis-trans isomerase, whose amino-acid sequence MKVSKDCVVSLEYRLHLGDGKVVDESEPGQPLAYMHGRGQIVPGLEGQLEGLSPGDARKVVVVPAQGYGEHDPRGLQEVPRSMFPPEAPLHPGLSISAQTAEGDVIPITVREVKGDSVVVDLNHPLAGKTLHFDVTVREVRAATTEELEHGHAHGPGGAH is encoded by the coding sequence ATGAAGGTGTCCAAGGACTGCGTGGTCTCGTTGGAGTACCGGTTGCACCTCGGCGATGGCAAGGTCGTCGATGAGAGCGAGCCCGGCCAACCGCTCGCCTACATGCACGGGCGCGGGCAGATCGTCCCGGGTCTGGAAGGGCAGTTGGAGGGCCTGTCGCCCGGCGACGCGAGGAAGGTCGTCGTGGTGCCCGCCCAGGGCTATGGCGAGCATGATCCGCGCGGACTCCAGGAAGTGCCGCGCAGCATGTTCCCCCCGGAGGCGCCGCTGCACCCGGGCCTGAGCATCTCCGCCCAGACGGCCGAGGGCGACGTCATCCCCATCACCGTGCGCGAGGTGAAGGGCGACTCGGTGGTGGTGGACCTCAACCACCCGCTGGCGGGCAAGACGCTCCACTTCGACGTGACGGTGCGTGAAGTGCGTGCGGCCACCACCGAGGAACTCGAGCACGGCCACGCCCACGGGCCCGGCGGCGCTCACTGA
- a CDS encoding dicarboxylate/amino acid:cation symporter — protein MKQHQKMLLGIVIGTVAGIAANLLVGGAPWLDWVVTNVTSLVGQLFLRLLLMLVVPLLFAALVTGVCELDLRSIGRLGVRTLGYTVVISSIAVLIGLFLVNTLKPGTRLSEEAIAALVQKGSVVKAAPAPSADSVPGLILSMVPTNPIKAAADGDMIALIVFSLISGVGLMVTDTPGSRHLKETILGLYDVLMTLIDGVLRLAPIGVGALLFSVTARLGFGILVQVASFVGVVLLALGLHMFVVYSLSVRFLGGRNPIAFFRDCRLAIVTAFSTASSSATLPTALKVAEENLKLPRNVSRFVLTAGSAMNQNGTALFEGVTVLFLAQVFGVELSLANQAVVMFICVLAGIGTAGVPAGSIPVIAMILGMFKIPPEGLGLILGVDRFLDMCRTTLNVTGDLAAAVYVARGEPAPENQTPPVPARSESSVS, from the coding sequence TGGCACGGTGGCGGGAATCGCCGCCAATCTCCTCGTGGGCGGGGCGCCGTGGTTGGACTGGGTGGTGACGAACGTCACCTCGCTGGTGGGCCAGCTCTTCCTGCGCCTGCTGCTGATGTTGGTGGTGCCGCTGCTCTTCGCCGCGCTGGTGACGGGCGTGTGCGAGCTGGACCTGCGATCCATTGGCCGGCTGGGCGTGCGCACGCTGGGCTATACCGTGGTCATCTCCAGCATCGCCGTGCTCATCGGGCTGTTCCTCGTCAACACGCTCAAGCCCGGCACCCGGCTGAGTGAGGAGGCCATCGCCGCGCTCGTGCAGAAGGGCTCCGTGGTGAAGGCGGCCCCCGCGCCGAGCGCGGATTCGGTGCCCGGGCTCATCCTCTCCATGGTGCCCACCAACCCCATCAAGGCCGCGGCGGATGGGGACATGATCGCCCTCATCGTCTTCTCGCTCATCTCCGGCGTGGGGCTCATGGTGACGGACACCCCGGGCTCCCGGCACCTCAAGGAGACCATCCTGGGGCTCTATGACGTACTGATGACGCTCATCGATGGGGTGCTGCGGCTGGCGCCCATCGGCGTGGGGGCGCTGCTCTTCAGCGTCACGGCGCGCCTGGGCTTCGGCATCCTGGTGCAGGTGGCGTCCTTCGTGGGCGTGGTGCTGCTGGCGCTCGGGCTGCACATGTTCGTCGTGTACTCGCTGTCCGTGCGCTTCCTCGGCGGACGCAACCCCATCGCCTTCTTCCGCGATTGCCGCCTGGCCATCGTCACCGCCTTCTCCACCGCGTCTTCCAGCGCCACGCTGCCCACCGCCCTCAAGGTGGCCGAGGAGAACCTCAAGCTGCCGCGCAACGTGTCGCGCTTCGTGCTCACCGCCGGCTCGGCGATGAACCAGAACGGCACCGCGCTCTTCGAGGGCGTCACCGTGCTCTTCCTCGCGCAGGTGTTCGGCGTGGAGCTGAGCCTGGCCAACCAGGCCGTGGTGATGTTCATCTGCGTGCTGGCGGGCATCGGCACCGCGGGCGTGCCGGCGGGCTCCATCCCCGTCATCGCGATGATCCTCGGCATGTTCAAGATTCCCCCCGAGGGCCTCGGCCTCATCCTCGGCGTGGACCGCTTCCTCGACATGTGCCGCACCACGCTCAACGTGACGGGCGACCTGGCGGCCGCCGTCTACGTGGCCCGAGGTGAGCCGGCGCCGGAAAACCAGACTCCCCCGGTGCCAGCCAGGTCGGAATCGTCCGTTTCTTGA